Proteins encoded within one genomic window of Neodiprion fabricii isolate iyNeoFabr1 chromosome 6, iyNeoFabr1.1, whole genome shotgun sequence:
- the LOC124184204 gene encoding testis-expressed protein 10 homolog, translated as MGKGHRHQKNLKSEKAKVKLKTKTTKTKHLPKGLNVTDTSFKVKKILIRDQLKTQNETDIVSRRNLNIKELITRLHHYNSSVRLEAVKGLKDILSHHSSKILSSQLHSLLQSIAALSLDKEKSVRRDSLKALNLILKPVSNDQLEPFFDILISYLSCAMTHIDPNIKEDSLLFLDVLAENCGVLLARSSQKVLPNFLDMISKLRTESRLERQLTTTLNSKQTSIRWRINVLSRLGNILTSMISVNKCQKRQNNDFTYKSEEINVTNLTHVPLFRQNYLRIHQLNLSRGQEMNIQVGNGSDLEEMKKFTKVLMLLMIESWIEVAPKQNGTAQSNLVITNEASSLLNTIMKIMELLIEYVDIFEVELGKNTIGVWFNNNFRNMFEKSILENFPYCETKTFTKLKKRQDDFTPVYINAKCLEQNLAICHVYVWLSSKNFTNGNTHSAKDPALRVLQYMIERLEDWSSGDNFALLQLIRSVKCLLLRASKVWYHNKINLGSILRAIVNVQSKHAKKELRSQLFEVLTKIILDHDATELHSEVAFKEFIASLPNFLLKHSIHEDTLKMLNRVVLQYRKWIENSLRDKHEEIIENAKKIEIIGSDDEKRSRLSICNLFYFIDGQVYY; from the exons atgggaaaaggCCATAGGcatcagaaaaatttgaagtcaGAAAAGGCGAAagttaaattgaaaactaaGACGACTAAGACTAAGCACCTGCCAAAAGGCCTCAATGTTACAGATACGTCATTTAAAGTTAAAAAGATTCTTATTCGAGACCAGTTAAAGACGCAAAATGAAACAGATATAGTTAGTCGACGAAACTTAAATATAAAG GAACTCATAACACGACTACATCATTACAACAGTTCTGTTCGTCTGGAGGCAGTAAAGGGCTTAAAAGATATCTTGTCGCACCACTCTTCAAAGATTTTGAGCTCGCAACTCCATTCTTTGCTTCAAAGCATTGCCGCTTTGTCACTTGACAAAGAGAAGAGCGTTCGAAGAGATTCTCTGAAAGCTTTGAATTTAATCTTAAAACCAGTATCAAATGATCAGCTGGAACCGTTTTTCGATATACTAATATCATACCTGAGTTGCGCCATGACGCATATTGATCCGAATATTAAGGAAGATTCTCTCTTGTTTTTGGATGTTTTAGCTGAGAATTGTGGAGTACTACTTGCTCGTAGCAGTCAAAAagttttaccaaattttttggACATGATTTCCAAATTGCGAACAGAGTCAAGATTGGAAAGACAGTTGACAACAACTTTAAACTCTAAGCAGACAAGTATCAGATGGAGAATTAACGTTCTTAGTAGATTGGGCAACATTTTGACGTCTATGATCAGTGTAAACAAGTGTCAAAAACGACAAAACAACGATTTCACTTATAAATCGGAAGAGATAAACGTCACAAATTTAACACACGTACCACTTTTCCGACAAAACTATTTGCGGATACACCAGCTAAATCTTAGTAGAGGGCAGGAAATGAATATACAAGTTGGCAATGGCTCGGACCttgaagagatgaaaaaattcactaaaGTTTTGATGCTGTTGATGATCGAAAGCTGGATAGAAGTTGCACCGAAGCAAAATGGAACTGCACAGTCAAATCTCGTCATAACTAATGAAGCTTCAAGTTTATTGAATACGatcatgaaaataatggaattGTTAATTGAATATGTGGATATCTTTGAAGTAGAATTAGGTAAAAATACAATCGGAGTTTGGTTCAACAATAACTTTCGtaatatgtttgaaaaaagtattctTGAGAATTTCCCTTACTGTGAGACAAAGACATTTacaaagttgaagaaaagaCAAGACGATTTTACACCAGTGTATATAAATGCCAAATGCTTGGAACAAAATTTGGCTATTTGTCACGTATACGTATGGTTATCATCAAAAAACTTCACAAACGGTAACACTCACTCTGCTAAAGATCCGGCTCTGCGTGTCCTTCAATATATGATTG AGAGACTGGAAGATTGGTCGAGCGGGGATAATTTTGCTCTTCTGCAATTGATCAGATCTGTAAAGTGTTTGCTCCTTCGAGCGAGCAAGGTTTGGTAtcataacaaaatcaatttggGATCAATATTGCGAGCTATAGTCAATGTTCAATCGAAGCATGCAAAAAAAGAGTTGCGATCTCAGCTCTTTGAAGttcttacaaaaattattctgGATCATGATGCTACGGAATTACACAG TGAGGTTGCATTTAAGGAGTTTATTGCTTCgttaccaaattttttactcaaacacAGTATCCACGAGGATACATTGAAGATGTTAAACAGAGTTGTACTGCAATACAGGAAATGGATTGAAAATAGTCTTCGAGATAAACACGAAGAAATTATTG aaaatgcgaaaaaaattgaaatcattggATCCGATGATGAAAAACGTTCCCGTCTTTCAATATGCAACCTCTTTTACTTCATAGATGGACAAGTGTATTACTGA
- the LOC124184201 gene encoding ATP-binding cassette sub-family B member 6 encodes MNATMTFCPPNITLNEIWVNHGTSKCFMDTVSTCFISSYLMIFGTIQLWMYKKYSTEINENLLGKSTLYNVQKFALYFLPFLSVVRIILQATVLDDKTIYGYMILSTVLTVVIYPYSVHILRVERYKLLPSVPTRGHGLVLLGFWTLAFVSENLVFINIGRLEWWFHLNSLTDQIEMSLFVLRYVTSLVIFALGLKAPGITDMVQNDYRTINDNANVRPRFRQNRLDDNSSTWKNAWHKIKTLAPFLWPKTDILLQFRVLFCFILLASGRVVNLYVPIYNKKIVDSVAEEPVTFRWDLVLIYVGFKFLQGGGTGGMGLLNNLRSFLWIQIQQYTTREVEVELFRHLHSLSLRWHLGRKTGEVLRIMDRGTDSINNLLNYILFSIVPTIVDIVIAIVFFISTFNKWFGIIVFVTMTLYIAATIGVTEWRTKFQRRMNLADNAQKARSVDSLLNFETVKYYGAESYEVKSYREAILKFQTEEWKSMITLNILNTMQNVIICGGLLAGSLLCLHMVVTNDGLTIGDYVLFASYIIQLYVPLNWFGTYYRAIQKNFVDMENMFELLREEQEIIDAPGAGPLVIKRGGVEFSNVSFGYTPERVVLRNISFVAPPGKTIAFVGPSGAGKSTIMRLLFRFYDVEQGAVIVDGQNVKTVRQDTLRSAIGVVPQDTVLFNNTIKYNIQYGKIEAPEADVIAAAKNADIHERILSFPDAYETMVGERGLRLSGGEKQRVAIARTILKSPTIVLLDEATSALDTQTERTIQAALNRVCANRTTIIIAHRLSTIIHADEILVLKDGEIIERGKHNELISYGGVYHNMWQAQLQNNQNGEVAVENVDIDDDNKKAS; translated from the exons ATGAATGCAACAATGACCTTTTGCCCACCAAACATTACCCTCAATGAAATTTGGGTAAATCATGGCACTTCAAAATGTTTCATGGACACTGTCAGCACCTGTTTCATATCTTCGTATCTCATGATATTTGGGACAATTCAATTATGgatgtacaaaaaatattcgacagaaataaacgaaaatttacTGGGAAAAAGTACATTGTACAATGTTCAGAAATTTGCCTTATACTTCTTACCGTTTCTCAGCGTGGTTAGAATAATACTTCAAGCCACTGTATTGGATGATAAAACAATATATGGATACATG ATATTATCCACAGTTCTGACCGTCGTAATTTATCCATATTCAGTTCATATCCTGAGAGTCGAGCGCTACAAATTATTACCCAGTGTTCCAACTCGAGGTCATGGATTGGTACTACTAGGATTCTGGACTCTAGCTTTCGTATCGGAGAACTTAGTCTTCATAAATATTGGTAGGCTGGAATGGTGGTTCCACTTGAATTC GTTGACTGACCAAATAGAAATGTCTCTATTTGTATTACGGTACGTCACTAGCTTGGTAATTTTTGCATTGGGACTGAAAGCTCCAGGAATAACTGATATGGTTCAAAATGATTATCGCACAATCAATGACAATGCAAATGTACGACCAAGATTCCGCCAAAAT CGCTTAGATGACAACTCGTCGACATGGAAAAATGCATGGCACAAGATCAAAACACTTGCTCCGTTTCTGTGGCCAAAAACAGATATTCTTCTACAATTCAGGgtgttgttttgttttattttgctTGCCTCTGGTCGAGTGGTCAACTTGTATGTTCCAatatacaacaaaaaaattgtagacaGTGTTGCGGAAGAACCAGTTACATTCAG aTGGGATTTGGTACTCATATATGTTGGATTCAAGTTCTTACAAGGCGGTGGTACTGGAGGCATGGGTTTGTTGAATAATCTCAGATCATTTTTATGGATCCAAATTCAACAGTATACGACCCGTGAAGTTGAGGTCGAATTATTCAG ACATTTGCACAGCTTGAGCTTACGTTGGCATTTGGGTAGAAAAACTGGAGAAGTTTTAAGAATTATGGATCGTGGAACAGATTCTATTAACAACCTATTGAActacattcttttttcaattgtacCGACTATTGTTGATATTGTAATAGCTATTGTATTTTTCATAAGCACATTTAATAAGTGGTTCGGTATAATTGTTTTTGTAACTATGACGTTATATATTG ctgcAACCATTGGTGTGACGGAATGGCGAACAAAGTTTCAACGTCGAATGAACCTTGCTGATAATGCTCAGAAGGCGCGCAGTGTCGACagtttgttgaattttgaaactgtCAAATATTATGGTGCAGAATCTTACGAAGTAAAGAGCTACAGAGAAGctatcttgaaatttcaaactgaaGAATGGAAGTCCATGATAACTTTAAACATTTTGAACACAATGCAGAACGTTATTATCTGCGGTGGCTTACTCGCAGGTTCCTTACTCTGTTTGCACATG GTTGTTACTAATGACGGATTGACTATTGGTGATTACGTGCTCTTTGCTAGTTACATTATACAATTGTATGTTCCTTTGAATTGGTTCGGTACCTACTATCG AGCAATTCAAAAGAACTTTGTAGACATGGAAAATATGTTTGAACTTCTGAGAGAAGAACAAGAGATCATTGATGCGCCCGGTGCTGGACCTTTGGTTATTAAGCGAGGCGGAGtggaattttcaaacgtgTCATTCGGATATACACCTGAAAGGGTTGTTCTACGAAATATAAGCTTTGTAGCTCCACCTGGTAAAACCATAGCATTCGTTGGACCATCTGGAGCAGGAAAATCAACAATTATGCGATTACTGTTCAGATTCTATGATGTAGAACAAGGAGCTGTTATAGTTGATGGACAAAATGTCAAAACTGTTCGACAAGATACATTGAGAAGTGCCATAG GTGTTGTGCCGCAGGACACTGTATTGTTCAATAACACTATCAAGTATAACATTCagtatggaaaaattgaagcaCCAGAAGCTGATGTCATTGCAGCAGCTAAGAATGCAGATATTCATGAAAGAATTCTAAGTTTCCCTGATGCATACGAAACAATG GTTGGCGAGAGAGGATTGCGATTGAGTGGCGGTGAAAAACAACGTGTTGCAATTGCTCgaacaattttaaaatcacCTACGATTGTTCTCCTCGATGAAGCTACCAGTGCTTTGGACACACAGACAGAGCGTACAATTCAAGCAGCATTAAATCGCGTCTGTGCAAATCGTACAACCATTATAATTGCTCATAGATTATCAACTATAATTCATGCAGACGAAATTTTAGTTTTGAAAGATGGGGAAATCATTGAAAGGGGTAAACACAACGAATTAATTTCGTACGGCGGAGTGTATCACAACATGTGGCAAGCGCAACTACAAAACAATCAGAACGGTGAAGTTGCTGTAGAAAATGTTGATATAGATGACGATAATAAAAAGGCATCCTAG
- the LOC124184206 gene encoding pelle-like serine/threonine-protein kinase pik-1 has translation MAVQHGQTNLYIDDLPWLEREELCRILNQNNEWEELAGKWMKFDVSTVQCLKKNENPTDKLLKMWSTFNHTVQELFLLLYKMQHHQAMLLLKNFVNPKYSKLITNRKRPSAQLLNCHVADEHSKDLKIGTNNFNHIQPASSDVQKLCIYQTMYERVAKMLDKFPLPNDLDPSNSDNMLVPTGVNQNLAPVPRPIVDGSKNNNQLKISLIDTDLPQPSYDELAKATHNWSKHNILGRGGFGTVFKGIWKGTPVAIKKIEQRGSDSKESYLIQVEQSLRELKILYARRHDNILPLYGHSIGGEAPCLVYQLMPNGSLEDKLSLRQGSQPLNWLQRHNIATGTAGGLQYLHTIGHKPLIHGDIKSANILLDKNFEPKIGDFGLARDGPEQDYMKVSRVQGTRPYLPDEFLRDRNLSTKVDTYSYGIVLLELATGLGAYSNARPEHKFLKAYVDSFEEKDIPLLKDSTAGTEKDKVFDNLIVLGKWCTNTLPKDRPQMVDVHRKLERL, from the exons ATGGCTGTGCAGCATGGACAGACTAATCtttatatcgatgatttgCCTTGGCttgaaagagaagaattatgcAGAATTCTCAATCAGAACAATGAATGGGAAGAGCTAGCAG GTAAATGGATGAAATTTGATGTATCTACTGTTCAATGTttaaaaaagaacgaaaatcCGACAGATAAGCTTTTGAAAATGTGGTCTACTTTCAATCATACAGTACAGGAACTGTTCCTTTTATTATATAAGATGCAACACCATCAGGCAATGCtacttctgaaaaatttcgtcaatcCCAAGTACAGCAAGCTTATCACCAACCGGAAAAGGCCTTCAGCACAATTATTGAATTGCCATGTAGCTGACGAACATTCAAAAGATCTGAAAATAGGAACTAACAATTTCAATCACATTCAACCAGCTTCAAGCGATGTGCAGAAGCTTTGTATTTATCAAACAATGTACGAAAGAGTGGCAAAAATGTTAGACAAATTCCCACTGCCGAATGATCTAGATCCAAGCAATTCGGATAATATGCTTGTACCAACTGGTGTAAATCAAAATCTTGCTCCAGTTCCAAGACCTATAGTGGATGgttctaaaaataataatcaattgaaGATATCACTTATTGATACCGACCTACCTCAACCATCTTATGATGAATTAGCAAAAGCTACGCATAATTGGAGCAAACACAACATACTGGGAAGAGGAGGTTTTGGAACAGTTTTTAAAG GTATATGGAAAGGCACCCCGGTAGccattaaaaaaatagaacaacGAGGTTCTGATTCGAAGGAAAGCTACTTGATCCAGGTAGAACAGTCTTtaagagaattgaaaattttgtatgcCCGGAGACATGACAATATCCTGCCACTGTATGGTCACAGCATAGGCGGAGAAGCCCCATGCCTAGTATATCAACTCATGCCAAATGGATCATTAGAAGATAAACTTTCCTTGAGACAAGGATCCCAACCCCTAAATTGGTTGCAACGACATAATATAGCCACGGGTACAGCTGGAGGCTTACAATACCTGCATACTATTGGCCACAAGCCACTCATCCATGGAGACATAAAAAGTGCCAACATTTTgttagataaaaattttgagccGAAAATTGGTGATTTTGGATTAGCTAGAGATGGACCTGAACAGGATTACATGAAG GTAAGCCGAGTGCAAGGAACCAGACCATATTTGCCTGACGAATTTTTGCGCGATAGGAATTTGTCAACAAAAGTTGATACTTATAGCTATGGTATTGTATTATTAGAATTAGCTACTGGATTAGGAGCATACAGTAACGCAAGACCAGAACATAAATTCCTAAAAGCTTATGTGGACAGTTTCGAAGAAAAGGATATACCTCTATTAAAAGACAGTACAGCTGGTACAGAAAAAGATAAAGTTTTCGACAATCTAATAGTTTTAGGAAAATGGTGCACAAACACGTTGCCTAAAGATCGGCCGCAAATGGTTGATGTTCACCGCAAGCTTGAAAGATTATAA